The DNA sequence CGCACTCGTTCTCCCTGGTGTGACGGGAACCCTCTTTTTCCTTCTGCCGAACCACCATCCTCCATCATTGGAACCTTAGTGTGGCATTGGAGTGTAGTTGTCGTCATTGGAACCCCGGTGAGTAGTCGAAGctttgattcattttttttttcgttttgctGTGGTTGTTGGTTGGCACATTGACATATTATTTCTCATTATTGTTTGGAGGTTCTAAATTGTGAttaaggaaaccctaggttggTTTCGTCGATCTAGAAGATATAAGCTCGAGCTGCCATTGTGTTGAACACCAGGTAAGTTTCAGTTGTTTAGATTTAGGTTTGTTTTATCTTGATGATTTGTAAtggaaaaaatttgaattaggTTTTTTCAAGTGTTGCAGAAGAAGTTTTCAAGTGTTGCAGAAGAATTAggttttaaagtgaatttgaagcataagaaaataaacatttccAATCCTGGAGTAAGTGATAAATTCTCTGTTTCACATTCCAAGATCTTTAGTAGTTTATCATTAGTTTTTGGTTCCTCGATTTCCTCATGGCTTAGTGAAGGATTTCTTCATGGCAAGAACTTGCTTCCTCGATTTTGTCTAAATGCTACTTgtaatattagttattaaagATTGTCATCTATTGTAGGTAGCTTAGGAGCATGAACAGTTTTCAAGGGTGAGAGTTACTACTGCCACTCTATCCGAACTCTCTATAGCACCTAAATTGCTAGAAAAGGTTGGTGGTTTGGTTGACAGCAGGTTCATATGTGGACCTAAATggcaaaattttgttatttttttaccttCTTACTGACTGAGCTTCTGCAGGCATTTTGTtaatgaaacaacttttgtcaGGAGTGTGAAATTAATTGCTGAAAGTCTTGCGGTAAGATTTATTTACCTGATTATACTATAAGTCATTCTTCATTCCCTCactgaaaaaacaaaagattaagGAATGTAGCCTCTTATTGTCCTTATTATTTATTCTGCTTCCAATCATTTGGCATAATAAGAATCATGAGGgagtgttttgtttgtttgtttgtccTGGCAGTAGTTGTAATATTATTCACTATATTTGATGCAGTGAGTGTGCATTTATATTTGGACACCAAGGAAATAACATCCAGATATTTGCAGATAACACCAACTTGGCTGTATCTTATACTCCTTTAGGTATTACTCAATCATAGACATTTTGcttctttttcactttcttcatcTAAATCATGCTTTGTTGACTTTGTTTGATCAACTGAACTTGCTTTTTCACTTCAACACTGAATTGAATCTacaattatattgatttttattcttttatactGCTATGATAtgtctttattttgttgttaaaattcacttcttaaacCATCAAATTTGCTTAATTTTAGAAGTGAACTAGTGATTTTTGGATGCATTCTGTTTTACTACCGTTTCAGTGTTCAAACATGTTCCCATTGATCATATAAAGTTGCTTGAAGGGTCATTAACACTGGTCAAACACGAACACTCACTTTAGTACCTGAAACCACCATATTTTAGCCACTTTTTAATGTTGCAGTTGGCATAGTACAAtaggtgtgtgtgtgtttataaATCATGACTTAACCCTTTCAACGGTTACTAAATAAGTTTAAGTTAGTTGATACAAGTTAGTTTGTTAGCTAATGATTGAAGGAAATCTCTCGGGAAAAATACGAAAGAAGGGAAACATGTTTTGTTGTGGAAATCATTGagcaaatatttttcaatgctTTCCATGTCCCTCTTCATATTATGTTGGTTTTTGCCATCTTCTGGACCAGTCACACCAACATATTCATGATCATCAGAGTTATTAATCAACCTGGTAATTTCTTCCTGCACTGAATCATTTGTCATATGCTGAACCTTCTGATTGAATTCTTTCTCCATCTGATCACTTggcattctttcttccattttgaaAGTTTCCACAACATCTCCTAGTGCACTTTGATCAAAATATGTTTCATCCTCAAAGCCTTTTGTTGCTGAAGGCAGAAGATTATTGGGCAAAATTCCAATGCATTCCTCTGAATCAGCCTTCAGACCTGACTTCTCAATCTCTCCCTCCAACAACTGCTCTCCAACTTCCACATTGTTCAAGAGCATTGGACTAGGTGTCACATGTATAACTTGCTCACTTTCTTCAACTTGCTTTTCATTGACAATAATTTGCATGTTTTCTTCCACATCGCAAATTACATTATCAACTTCCTCAGAATCAGCAATCAGACCTGACTTGTTAATTTCTCCCTCCAATAAATAGTCTCCAACTTCATCAACTAGTTCCTTGTTGACATCCATATGCATGTTCTCCATTTCACCAATTCCAACATCAATTCTTGCTGTTTCCGGGAAAAGTTTTGTTTCGGACTGCAACACTTTAGTCTCTGAATTATTCAGCTGCTTCGGGGAAAAATCAATCATTCTATCTGAAGCTGGTCTTAGACTTATTTTTCTTGAAGATACAAACTTCGCTTCAGACATATCAACATTTTCAAACACAATGCCTAAAACAACACGGTTAGAGAGATTACAAATTCATTACTTAAAAATCAAGGGAGAAATTTTGATGAActatcattataaataaactttaaaataaaacaattcacTGTACCTGAAACAACCATTTCATGAACATTAAAATCTTTCTTCACTTCACTTAATGCATCATTTGATAGGAACTGAACTGGTGTCCCATCCGAATCTTCAAAAGTCGAAGATTGGAACTCATCTGTAAATTGTTCAATAGTCGCTTTGGTCTTGTATTCAACTTTCTCAATCTTGTACCTTTGCATGCTTTCTTTCAAGTTACAAGTTCCTATATCTCCAAGTGGACTCGGGTCAGAATACGTTTCAAACTAAAAGCTCTCAACTAAGGAGGCTTCTAGGTTATGGGGAGAAAATCTAGAGCATTCCCCTGGATTTGCAATTGAACCTGTATTTTGTGGTGATTTCAACTCCTCTTTACACGTATTTGCATTTGCAGACAGATGGTTCAGAAAGCCAGCCATAGAAGATTATGAAACCAATTATACTTAAAGACATAacgaataaatttgaaaatcaaaattgcACTATACCTTGGTAAATATTAAGACCACTAGACACTACTTCATTTTCTGGATAACTGCTCTGAAATTGATCATGTGTGCCAACTGAAGATTTACTCATAGATATATGAAGAGGCTATATGTAACCATACCTTCCAGAGTGTTAAATGTtgctttaaaagaaataaatttaatccaTATATACACAAGCAAAAACACgtgcaaaaaaattaattacaacatATATTGATAGGTAATAATCCATACCACTTTTGAAATTGTAGGTTCATGGGATATGCTAAACGTTCAGTTAAGAATAAAGCTAGGGTTGAAGGATCTATTTGCGCATCATATTTGCACAAAGAAACAACTCATTTTTGTTCCCACTACTTCAAGAACTTTATGTTAACACCACAGACAAATAGAAATGAAGTAGACATTGAAATTTAAAGGACAACATTAGCAGTGTTTGACCAAGGTGGTCGTCATTCGGGGAGGGAATCAACTCATTGGCTAAGTGACAAAGAATTGAGATCAGCTCATGTTCATGTCTTGATCAATTGCAATGAAGTTCAACCTTATCTTGAGTAAGGCTCCAAATAAATTGCTTTTCTAAAGTTGTTGTTGTTATCTATTAAATTGACATTGACCGAATATTGTCATATGTATGGACAGCTCATTCTTACATACCTATCAACTTTCTCAGTCAAACAGTTCGAACCAAATACATGCAAATTTCCCGTTGTGGTTCAAGGATCAAGTAGGAGTTCTGAAATTCTTCCACATACACTTGTTATTCACGTATTTATTCANTTAATAGTATTGAATGAATCCATATATTTTGTGGTTGTAGGTTCATAACGATCCTTNAAGTGTGAGAAACCAACATCTTAGAGATTTATCACTTGGTCCTTTAAGATGTGTAAANGAATNGCATACATACTTTGTGAATGGATATAAATTTCATACCCATGCATGGAGCCANGGCAAGAGGACTATAAATAGTGGGGTTCATGTTAAAGGCCTTACAGAAGGGGGTGAAGATGATTTCTATGGTCTCATTAAGCACATATATGAGCTCGAGTACAATACCTCAACCATTGAAAAGaagattgtattattttattgtgattgGTTTGATCCATCAAGAACAGGGACAAGAGTGGATTCAAAGTATGGCATTATGGATATACGAATGGATAAAAGATATGTCTTGTTTGATCCTTTTATAATTGCACATAATGTAGAACAAGTGTATTATGTCCCATATCCTGCATCACGCACGGGCAAACGGGGTTGGTGTGTTGCAATAAAGACCAAACCTAGAGGTCGTATAGATTCTAATGAGGTAGAATCCGAGGTGCCATACCAAGTGGAGGAAATGTCACATGTTAANGACATCattgaagttgaagaagttATCCGATTGCAAGATATAGAAGTCGGTCTTGATGAAGTGGACCCCAACAATGTACCATCAGTTGAAGGGTATATGGATGAAGAAACAAGTGAATCGGAAGAAGAATGCAGTGAAGAGGGACAAAGTGAANATGNGGACGAAGATTCATTTCACACATCTAGCAATGAATAGAGTTAGNATGTGATGGTGTACCCATGGGTGATCATAAACCCATACTTTTAGAGTGGACAAAGAAGAAGTGATGAAATCATTTATGTAATTGCACTTTGCAtgttattttgacaccatttgtGTTTGAGTAGTTATTatgctaattttaatttattctacaATGGTTTTGTGTGGATTAAAgttttgcattcttattttcttcttcattgtgTATTAATGGTAAACAAAaacaacatcatcatcttcttctcctaattttcctttccattgaattgtaaaaataaattgaccaacaattttgtttttatgttgaaGAATATGGCAACAAGTGGTTGTGACCCTCCTATTCCGCCTTCAGGAAACTCAGATAAGGAGAAGGGGAAGAAGAAACCTTATCCGGTCAAGTTGATGTCCCGTTTCAATAACGTAAGTACTTCAAGTAGGCAACCATCTACACCTACCTCCACTGCTAGATCTGTTCCACCACCATTGGTAATTCCTGGTTTGACACCTACTGCACCATCTATTCAACCTTCATTGGAAGTTCCTGCATTCACACCTAGTCCACAACAACGTGGTGCTGATCAATGGAGATCACCCTCCCCCCATGTTGGTTCTAACCCAACAACTCCTACAAATATTGCACCAACACCTCCTACAGGGGATGGAGTTCCACATTCAAGTTTAGCGGGAAATTTTGAAGATGTTTCCAACAATCGTCCAATCATTACACCTATTGGAGGAGGGtaacaaaaaatgaattttatgtaGCTAATTgtataataatgtattattctAATATTGGACTTTTATTTTGGTATAGGTTTTATCCAACAAAAACAGCATCCAAAGCAATCACAGCCACCATTAAAGGACAATTTGATGAGGCATGGGTGACATGGGGACAAATCCCTCAGAGTCGCAGAGATGTTTTCTTTGAGCGTTTTAAAGTACACTTGTGTTTACTCATcctttaatattgttttaaggtACACTTGTTTGGCTTGTGACAGATTTATTACTCTCTTTGTTCCTTTGAAAATCTAGGAAAATAGGGTTAACATAGGAAGTGAATTTGGTTTCATGAATTTGGTTTCTGACATAACTTCCCCAAGGATTTCAGCTAACTATTCTTTTCCTTATTCAACATGTCTGGTTACAAAGATTCCCTCTGCTTGCTTTTTGATTTTACTCAGCAAAAAGCTCTGGGGGGCTACACATTCTAAAGCACAAAACTACTTCTATTCTTCTGAATAACATGCACGATTCGTGAAcctcttcatgcttttcattaaatattatttggtaTGATAAACCAGTCCCAAGTTCTAGAAACTAAAACCGTCCAACACCctttgtaaaatttttaaagtagCAAATGATTAAAAAGGAAGGGTGAGGTTAACTACTGATGCAACAAGACATTATGGGTCTGGTGGGCCtcacttttgtgtttttcttttctttttttaattccaattattaaatttcattgtcTCTTGCCAGACAGCCATTTTCTCAATTGTTGGAGAGAGATGATATCTTaagctatatatatacatatatataaatatatatctatatatatcaCAGAAGTTAAAAGATATGCTGCATAAGATTAAGTAAGAGGAGAGGCTTAAGGATTTTctgtacattttccaaattgtGAATTGTTTAAAGAACACATTCAAAGTTGAAACCATGGAAACTTCTCATCCTCTTTCTATTGAAAGCTTCTCTTACAGTTGGTTGGTGAACCTGAAGCCATCCATAGAAAGCCTTGAAGGCTCCCTCACAGCTTCCCTTGATGCTTCTGATGAAGCTTCCTTCATTGAAATGGACCCAAGAATGCCACCTTCGAAAAGGTTCTTCAGAAACTCTCAAGATTTCAAATTTGACTTCCCCACTTCACAGTACCCTCTCACTCTTGTTGATGCTGATGACCTCTTTTCCAATGGTTATCTCATGCCCCTTTTTGTTGAGTCTTTGAAAATGGAAGCATATGAGGCCTCAGATTCCAATCCAAGTCTACCTTCCTCATCACATGTGCCAAAAATTGTGGTTCCTAATGCTCATTCTAGATGCCCTTCATTGAAAAGGTGCAGAACAATGTCAAGGAGAATATTTCAAAAGTACCTCAACTTCTTGAGGCCCTTGTGTAGAAGATTGAGGAGTGCCAAATCAGGTTCAAAATCTGAATctgttattaaaaatacatattctCTTTTTTTGCACCTTTTAACAGTTAGTAACTTATTAGCCTCCCTTATTATTCTTCTAATTCCGGGGAAGTTTATACATATGGCAACAAAAATTATGTGGTTTTGGTTTTTGACTATGGTACTACTTCACAGGCGATTTTGCCtcctttttttagtttttactcTGCCTGTTAGACATTGTTTCTCATTTATAGTCTACCTTTGTTCCCGAACTTGAGATTTTATATCTTGGATTATTTGTCTCAAAGGCTCATAATCAAATGATCATAAATTTAGAGTGAAGTTCTCAAGATATTGTGGAGTGTTGCTCTTCTCAAAGATTAGTctttttgtgttgtgtgttttgttCATTGATTATTGCGTgcattaattttgattaaaactTGCAATTACGGGAGTAATGTTTGAATGAAGATTAAGATTCATGATTGAATTTGGTTAAGTGGATATCCTAATATGTTGAGTTTTGGAAATAAGAGAAGTAGACTTGTGGAGAGTATCAAATACATTTACGTATTTACCTTACGTTTACTTAGTTTATCAGAAAGAGGTTATTTCCCAGCTTGTCACCGTTTTAGAATTGCTTACCGTTTCACtccttaaatttattaaatagaatGGCAGTGCATAACTTTTGTTTGGTTTCCATATCAGCCTTCGCCTGAATGTCTATCAACATATAACCGACTTAAGGTTTACTTGGCTATTAGATACTTGAGCTTTTTTAGAGACATTAGAATGCAAGTCTTATGAGTCTATTCAGATTTTATTTCGTTCTTAAGCTATATATTTGGCTGGAGACTTAGTCTTATCAGGGCAAAATCTTGGGAAGCTGTCAATGTTTTGAGCTCTTGCTGAACCTAATATGCTAATTGCAATACTGTGTTTGTGCTCTACCTGTACCTAAGTAGTGAATTGCAAAGCATGGatatttttgtgtttctttttcccaagctaaTGTCACTGCTTTAGATCcagaatatttttcaaattgatcATGCTTGACTGTTCAGGTTGACTTTCTTACCCTAAATGTGatcaaaccaaataaaattttgggaAATCGATTCAACTGGACTTATATGGTTTCATATAAATGTTGTAATGATTTGTTAAGAGCCTTGGTTCAACAACTGTTGCGGCAACATTTTTGTGATTTCTATGCCTTGTCAAAATATCTTGAATGAGAGTGGCTTTATTTCTCTCGGGCTTGGTGCAACCGACATATTGTGTTGATTGCATTTCATTTTCATATCGTATGGTCATGATAGAATCCTCGCCAAAGCTGCAATGTGACAGCTCAACCAGACTCTGTTTCGggatatgtatttttaattgctATTTTGCACTTTGACTATTGTTTGTTCCAACTTCAATAATGCTATATTATGCTTTTTCTTCCTAAATATTAGAGAAAGGTATCATGGAGGATTgaggatgaagaaaagataaaaaagaatttccATACCAAAGCATCTCATAGATTATCTGAGATGTTTAAAAAAGCTCGAACACTAGGGAAAAAACCTGATTGGATGGGAGAGGACGTTTGGAATGCTCTTTTGGAGCAGTGGAACATGCCACTTTATAGACAAAAGTGTGAAATCGCCAAGAAGAACAAGACATCCGACAAGGGTGGTTGTTTGCACACTGGGGGATCCATTAGTGTGCATGAGCATGCTATTCGTCTGGTATGATgacatcaatttaattttacatttctaCCCATGgtaatttaacaaatattcGTTGTTAACAACTTATATCTTCTTTGCTTGCAGTCACAGGAGCTTGGTCGGACAGTCCATGTTGATGAAATTTTTCAACAAACACATATTTGAGCATCAACAGGAGAATTTGTTGATGAAAGGTCTAGGCGGACACATGTTAGTTTCTACTAACtctattatattctttattaggTTTAAAATGTTATGTCTATCTATATAACAATAATCATGTATTCATTTGTAACAGGAACAGTTTCAAGCTAGATTTTCTCAAGTAATATCTGAGACTGCATCTGTTGGTGCTTCAGCATGTGCTCCCCTAGACCCTGC is a window from the Vigna radiata var. radiata cultivar VC1973A unplaced genomic scaffold, Vradiata_ver6 scaffold_206, whole genome shotgun sequence genome containing:
- the LOC106780777 gene encoding probable membrane-associated kinase regulator 6; translated protein: METSHPLSIESFSYSWLVNLKPSIESLEGSLTASLDASDEASFIEMDPRMPPSKRFFRNSQDFKFDFPTSQYPLTLVDADDLFSNGYLMPLFVESLKMEAYEASDSNPSLPSSSHVPKIVVPNAHSRCPSLKRCRTMSRRIFQKYLNFLRPLCRRLRSAKSGSKSESVIKNTYSLFLHLLTVSNLLASLIILLIPGKFIHMATKIMWFWFLTMVLLHRRFCLLFLVFTLPVRHCFSFIVYLCSRT